In one window of Chryseobacterium viscerum DNA:
- a CDS encoding YceI family protein, which translates to MKKISVIALVGVGLLLASCDKGKTADAAATAQEQTVAESKGEVLAVDTVGSVVNWKATHKGGMAPRWGTLTVKSGDLSIDGGQVSAGNFVIDMNSIKVDPASVTEKDKKPAELETHLKSADFFDTAKNPTSDFKITSVTDLKEAPKDAVAGANKTVSGNLTLSGKTMNVTFPAKVDATENSAAIQAKFTVNRADWGLKFGTSEADPAEWMISKDIEIAIDVKAKK; encoded by the coding sequence ATGAAAAAAATTAGCGTAATTGCATTAGTAGGAGTAGGATTGCTTTTAGCATCATGTGATAAAGGAAAAACGGCAGATGCTGCTGCTACAGCTCAGGAGCAAACCGTAGCAGAGAGCAAAGGTGAAGTACTTGCAGTAGATACAGTAGGTTCAGTAGTAAACTGGAAGGCTACCCACAAAGGAGGAATGGCTCCACGTTGGGGGACTCTTACCGTAAAGTCTGGAGATCTTAGCATTGATGGAGGTCAGGTTTCTGCTGGAAACTTTGTAATCGATATGAACTCTATCAAAGTAGATCCGGCTTCAGTAACAGAAAAAGATAAAAAACCTGCAGAACTTGAAACTCACTTGAAAAGCGCTGACTTCTTTGATACAGCGAAAAACCCAACTTCAGATTTTAAAATTACAAGCGTTACAGATCTGAAAGAAGCACCAAAAGATGCTGTAGCAGGAGCTAATAAAACAGTAAGCGGAAACCTTACATTATCAGGAAAAACAATGAATGTTACTTTCCCTGCTAAAGTAGATGCAACTGAAAACTCAGCGGCTATTCAGGCTAAATTTACAGTAAACAGAGCAGATTGGGGACTTAAATTCGGTACTTCAGAAGCTGATCCTGCAGAATGGATGATCAGCAAAGATATCGAGATCGCTATCGACGTAAAAGCAAAAAAATAA
- a CDS encoding DUF1294 domain-containing protein, with the protein MIPFLLVMNLITFGVFGFDKWQARKHQWRISENTLLGISLLGGIIGAASGMIIFNHKVSKKSFLMKFILVVLIDLVLFYRLIRH; encoded by the coding sequence ATGATTCCTTTTCTGCTGGTAATGAACCTTATTACATTTGGTGTTTTTGGTTTTGATAAATGGCAAGCCAGAAAACATCAATGGCGAATTTCTGAAAATACTCTTTTGGGAATTTCTCTGCTGGGTGGAATCATTGGAGCAGCCTCTGGAATGATTATTTTCAACCATAAAGTTTCTAAAAAATCCTTTCTAATGAAATTCATTCTTGTTGTCTTAATAGATCTGGTTTTGTTTTATAGGTTGATAAGGCATTGA
- a CDS encoding carboxypeptidase-like regulatory domain-containing protein: MKSFYLLFILFFGVFSAQKIKVVDSENGNPIPNARIILQNQIIYTNEDGFAPMNPDAADFEISASGFQKEKFHTFNAQVKLKPIYKDIGEVKIVNVDIKKIFEDVSKNYDKRYYDEPSLYDIVYKEKGFDNNKLYFLVIAEAKFWSKNNHYNFKDGYRKKYDDILQMQLNNVKYLKRVKSDSIFNAKTDEFNHEYLGNFFLNYELYRVLQHLRMKDCKYNGRLIFEEGDEQLITFKIESGRGIQMKGEFKYNKVDKVITYFETNYYQTDFPTMKKTATDGREFQYKLGDATLIFDFYKKDGVYVPALTRLEGDGFTVFYKDETHVRKFSREIIYNTFTKADKKGLNPKVNFNISIWDNVPVKEEKAGTTLLSQEEQVFLNGK; this comes from the coding sequence ATGAAGTCCTTTTATTTGTTATTTATTCTTTTTTTTGGTGTTTTTTCTGCCCAGAAAATAAAGGTAGTAGATTCCGAAAATGGAAATCCAATTCCCAATGCCAGAATTATTCTTCAGAATCAGATCATTTATACCAATGAAGACGGCTTTGCTCCAATGAATCCGGATGCCGCTGATTTTGAAATTTCTGCCTCAGGTTTTCAGAAAGAGAAATTCCATACTTTTAATGCTCAGGTAAAACTTAAACCCATTTATAAAGATATTGGCGAAGTCAAAATCGTGAATGTAGACATCAAAAAAATCTTTGAAGATGTCAGTAAAAATTATGATAAGAGATATTATGATGAACCTTCTCTTTATGACATTGTCTACAAGGAAAAAGGGTTTGATAATAATAAACTCTATTTTCTGGTTATTGCAGAAGCCAAGTTTTGGAGTAAGAATAACCATTATAATTTCAAAGATGGATACCGGAAAAAATACGATGACATTCTCCAGATGCAGCTGAACAACGTTAAATACCTGAAAAGGGTAAAGTCTGACAGCATTTTCAATGCAAAAACCGATGAATTTAATCATGAATATCTGGGTAACTTCTTTCTCAATTATGAACTGTACAGGGTACTTCAGCATTTGAGGATGAAAGATTGTAAATATAATGGGAGACTCATTTTTGAAGAAGGAGATGAACAGCTGATTACCTTTAAAATTGAATCAGGAAGAGGAATCCAGATGAAAGGAGAATTTAAATATAATAAGGTGGATAAAGTGATTACTTACTTTGAAACCAACTATTATCAGACAGATTTTCCCACCATGAAGAAAACAGCGACTGATGGAAGAGAATTTCAGTATAAGTTAGGAGATGCTACGCTTATTTTTGATTTTTATAAGAAAGATGGAGTCTATGTTCCCGCACTCACGAGATTGGAAGGGGATGGTTTTACCGTTTTTTATAAAGATGAAACCCATGTAAGAAAATTCAGTCGTGAGATTATTTATAATACCTTTACCAAAGCTGATAAGAAAGGGCTTAATCCTAAAGTTAATTTCAATATCAGTATCTGGGATAATGTTCCTGTAAAAGAAGAAAAAGCAGGAACAACACTGCTCTCGCAGGAAGAACAGGTATTTCTCAATGGGAAATAA
- a CDS encoding M1 family aminopeptidase, with protein MFKKLFILALLLPLLTYSQNKINYKIYYDADLEQNGLKVQVDYILKKPSDTISFYFANENWGENNLFNNLTISKDENPDITFEALPEKSKIKIRMKTGNRISLIYHIKQDFKDPDYKIFNRPRINNTFFHVLGKNLFIVPISFTKIPEDREFEFSLEWINFPMKFRLHNNFATQARAQNIKTTLWEGFYNSLFIGGDYRFYSFKIQNKPVYLALRDQWQNGFTDEFLFSNLKKAIQSQRDFWKDYEQDYYTVTLTPTVSQKDSLFKGYSSTGSAIKNAFMIQGTNNPFNNKSAYLYLLHHELMHEWIGNKIQNKNEELNYWFSEGFTDYYTYKNRLRIKDISIDEWLTLFNIEVFQNHWKNPQRNIPNYKIKDDFWKSRDVEKVPYRRGAIFAFWLDNQILLKTRYKKSLDVLMRELLKICTEKKLKFTDEFFLDIAQQYLDKDITYFFQKHIISGEDIDLSKEKWIDGFDFKMIDNIPQLEIDKSKNVQYGLN; from the coding sequence ATGTTTAAAAAATTATTCATCCTGGCTTTATTATTACCCCTGCTCACCTATTCTCAGAACAAAATAAATTATAAAATCTATTATGATGCAGATCTTGAGCAAAACGGGCTAAAAGTTCAGGTTGATTACATCCTTAAAAAGCCGTCAGATACCATCTCCTTTTATTTTGCCAATGAAAACTGGGGTGAAAATAATCTCTTTAACAATCTTACAATATCAAAAGACGAAAATCCGGATATAACTTTTGAAGCCCTCCCTGAAAAGAGTAAGATAAAGATCAGGATGAAAACAGGAAATAGAATTTCTCTTATTTATCATATAAAACAGGATTTTAAAGATCCTGATTATAAAATATTCAACCGTCCCAGGATTAACAATACATTCTTCCACGTCTTGGGTAAAAATCTATTCATCGTACCCATATCATTTACAAAGATTCCAGAAGACAGGGAATTTGAATTTTCCCTTGAATGGATAAACTTCCCTATGAAATTCAGACTCCACAATAATTTTGCTACACAAGCTAGGGCTCAGAACATCAAAACAACACTTTGGGAAGGATTTTACAACTCATTGTTTATAGGAGGTGACTACAGATTTTATTCTTTTAAAATACAAAACAAACCTGTTTATCTTGCATTAAGAGATCAGTGGCAAAACGGATTTACGGATGAGTTTCTATTTTCAAACCTCAAAAAAGCAATACAGTCACAAAGAGATTTCTGGAAAGATTATGAACAGGATTATTATACTGTTACCCTAACTCCTACCGTTTCACAAAAAGACAGCCTTTTCAAAGGATACAGTTCAACAGGATCCGCTATCAAAAATGCATTTATGATTCAGGGAACTAATAATCCTTTTAACAACAAAAGTGCTTACCTTTATCTTCTTCACCATGAGTTGATGCACGAATGGATTGGAAACAAAATCCAAAATAAAAACGAAGAGCTTAATTATTGGTTTAGCGAAGGCTTTACCGATTATTATACTTATAAAAACAGACTACGGATCAAAGATATTTCTATAGATGAATGGCTTACCTTATTCAATATTGAAGTCTTTCAAAATCATTGGAAAAATCCACAGCGAAATATTCCGAATTATAAAATAAAAGATGATTTCTGGAAAAGCCGTGATGTAGAAAAGGTGCCCTACAGGAGGGGTGCTATTTTTGCTTTCTGGCTGGATAATCAGATTTTATTGAAAACCCGTTACAAAAAATCTCTGGATGTCCTGATGCGTGAATTATTGAAGATATGTACGGAAAAGAAACTCAAGTTTACAGATGAATTTTTTCTTGATATAGCTCAGCAATATCTGGATAAAGATATTACCTATTTCTTTCAGAAACATATCATTTCCGGTGAAGATATTGACCTTAGCAAAGAAAAATGGATTGACGGCTTTGATTTTAAAATGATTGATAATATCCCACAATTGGAAATTGACAAAAGTAAGAATGTGCAATATGGTCTCAATTAA
- a CDS encoding HAD family hydrolase, whose protein sequence is MNTKNLIFDLDGTLWDSRATIITIWNEVLGRHQLLQRELKPEDMNQYMGLLAHDIVKDIIPGISDLQVQELLSEIVAEENKILHIQGGILYEGAEETLKSLASTHSLFIVSNCQDGYIESFLDYYQFNDLFVDFESHGRTQKPKSENIQLLMERNGLTIEDSIYIGDTQTDHDSAHENGLPFIFCKYGFGKLADSLYEPTILTFSDLSGIIK, encoded by the coding sequence TTGAACACAAAGAATTTAATTTTCGATCTTGACGGCACATTATGGGATTCCAGAGCGACCATCATTACAATATGGAATGAAGTTTTGGGCAGACATCAGCTGCTCCAAAGAGAACTTAAGCCTGAAGATATGAATCAATATATGGGATTATTGGCTCATGATATTGTAAAAGATATTATTCCGGGCATTTCAGACCTGCAGGTACAAGAACTTCTTTCTGAAATTGTAGCCGAAGAAAATAAAATACTGCATATACAAGGTGGGATTTTATATGAAGGTGCAGAAGAAACTTTAAAGAGTCTTGCCAGCACCCACTCACTTTTCATTGTAAGCAACTGCCAGGACGGTTATATTGAATCATTTTTAGACTATTATCAGTTCAATGATCTGTTTGTTGATTTTGAATCTCATGGAAGAACTCAAAAACCAAAATCTGAAAATATACAGCTCCTCATGGAAAGAAATGGTTTAACAATCGAAGACTCCATCTACATTGGAGATACTCAGACCGATCATGACTCCGCACATGAAAACGGATTGCCATTTATTTTCTGTAAGTATGGATTTGGAAAACTGGCTGATTCACTTTATGAACCAACAATTCTTACTTTTTCAGACCTATCTGGTATTATAAAATAA
- a CDS encoding Tex family protein has protein sequence MTTVEFIQKELNISEKSINNTLQLLAEDCTIPFISRYRKDKTGNLDEIQIEQISKISKQFDEIVKRKESILKSIEEQNALTPELKQRIEDSFDIQELEDLYLPFKKRKKTKADTAKEKGLEPLARIIMSQKNNDIQFLASKYLNNEVSSEEEALQGARDIMAEWINENMYVRKNLRRLFQRKAVVTSKVVKAKKDEEDAQKFSQYFEWEESLSRTPSHRLLAMLRAEAEGFVKTNVGIDKEEAIDFIEKAIIKSNNESSDQIALAIKDSYKRLLEPAISNEALQEAKEKADKKAIEIFSENLSQLLLAPPLGEKRILAIDPGYRSGCKVVCLDEKGDLLHNETLYPHAPQNESGMAMKKIRSMVNAYNIEAISIGNGTASRETEFFIKKIAFDKPLQVFVVSEAGASVYSASKIAREEFPTYDVTVRGAVSIGRRLSDPLAELVKIDAKSIGVGQYQHDVDQTQLKNELDSTVMKCVNSVGINLNTASKSLLSYVSGIGEKMAENIINYRAENGAFENRKQLKKVPRLGEKAFQQAAAFVRITNAENPLDNSAVHPEAYGIVEKMAKDLGIKTNELIANKDKIALVKPEKYITEEIGILGIKDILKELEKPGLDPRKAAKVFEFDPNVKSIKDLKAGMILPGIVNNITAFGCFVDLGIKESGLVHISQLKDGFVSDVNEVVKLHQHVRVKVTEVDEARKRVQLSMIL, from the coding sequence ATGACGACCGTAGAATTTATACAGAAAGAGCTCAATATTTCTGAAAAGAGCATCAACAATACATTACAATTATTAGCAGAAGACTGCACCATTCCCTTTATTTCCCGTTACCGAAAAGACAAAACCGGAAATCTCGATGAAATACAAATCGAACAGATCTCAAAGATCAGTAAGCAGTTTGATGAAATCGTTAAGAGAAAAGAATCTATCTTAAAATCTATAGAAGAACAGAATGCCTTAACTCCTGAGCTTAAACAGAGAATTGAAGACAGCTTTGACATCCAGGAGCTGGAAGACCTTTATCTGCCTTTCAAAAAACGTAAAAAAACAAAGGCGGATACCGCCAAGGAAAAAGGGCTGGAACCTTTAGCAAGGATTATTATGAGTCAGAAAAATAATGACATTCAGTTTCTGGCTTCAAAATACCTGAACAATGAAGTTTCATCTGAAGAGGAAGCACTTCAGGGTGCAAGAGACATCATGGCAGAATGGATCAATGAAAACATGTACGTCCGCAAGAACCTTCGCAGATTGTTTCAGCGCAAAGCAGTTGTTACCTCAAAAGTTGTGAAAGCTAAAAAAGATGAGGAAGATGCCCAGAAATTCTCCCAATATTTTGAATGGGAAGAAAGTCTTAGCAGAACACCTTCTCACAGACTTTTGGCGATGTTAAGAGCAGAAGCTGAAGGATTTGTAAAAACAAACGTAGGAATAGACAAAGAAGAAGCTATTGACTTCATTGAAAAGGCTATTATCAAATCTAATAATGAAAGCTCAGACCAAATTGCACTGGCGATAAAAGACAGCTATAAAAGACTTCTGGAACCTGCTATCTCCAATGAAGCCCTACAGGAAGCCAAAGAAAAAGCAGATAAAAAAGCCATTGAAATTTTCTCTGAGAATTTAAGCCAACTTCTTCTTGCTCCTCCTTTGGGAGAGAAAAGGATTCTGGCGATTGACCCGGGATACCGAAGCGGATGTAAAGTAGTATGTCTGGACGAAAAGGGAGATTTATTACACAACGAAACCTTATATCCTCATGCTCCGCAGAATGAAAGCGGAATGGCAATGAAAAAGATTCGTTCTATGGTGAATGCTTATAATATTGAAGCGATCTCTATCGGGAACGGAACAGCAAGCCGTGAAACAGAATTTTTCATCAAAAAGATTGCTTTCGATAAGCCGCTGCAGGTTTTTGTAGTTTCAGAAGCCGGAGCTTCAGTGTATTCTGCCAGTAAAATTGCACGAGAAGAGTTTCCGACATATGATGTAACAGTGCGTGGAGCTGTTTCTATAGGAAGAAGGCTTTCTGATCCGTTAGCTGAATTGGTAAAGATTGATGCCAAATCTATTGGGGTTGGCCAGTACCAGCACGATGTAGACCAGACTCAATTGAAAAATGAGCTGGATTCTACTGTAATGAAATGTGTAAATTCTGTGGGAATTAATTTAAATACAGCAAGTAAATCACTTTTAAGCTATGTGTCCGGTATTGGAGAGAAAATGGCTGAAAATATCATTAATTACCGTGCTGAAAACGGAGCATTTGAAAACAGAAAACAGCTTAAAAAAGTTCCGAGACTTGGAGAAAAGGCTTTTCAGCAGGCAGCAGCTTTTGTGAGAATTACGAATGCTGAAAACCCACTGGATAATTCCGCAGTACACCCTGAAGCTTACGGAATTGTAGAAAAAATGGCAAAAGATTTAGGAATTAAAACCAATGAACTGATTGCCAATAAAGATAAAATCGCTTTAGTAAAACCGGAAAAATATATCACAGAAGAAATTGGGATTCTGGGAATCAAAGATATTTTAAAAGAGCTTGAAAAACCCGGTCTGGATCCAAGAAAGGCTGCTAAAGTATTTGAATTCGATCCTAATGTAAAAAGCATTAAAGACTTAAAAGCAGGTATGATTCTTCCCGGCATCGTCAATAATATTACGGCTTTCGGATGTTTTGTAGATCTTGGAATCAAAGAAAGCGGATTGGTTCATATTTCCCAGCTGAAAGACGGCTTTGTTTCGGATGTCAATGAAGTGGTAAAGCTTCACCAGCACGTCCGTGTAAAGGTAACAGAAGTAGATGAAGCGAGAAAAAGAGTACAGCTGAGCATGATTCTGTAA
- a CDS encoding bacteriocin-like protein, with the protein MRNLRKISRTEMKSVQGGIVKGMVRCKDADTCAVRWGWGTGFSSNCGEFDIICGEPPAVDPCEVQICI; encoded by the coding sequence ATGAGAAATCTTAGAAAAATTTCCAGAACGGAAATGAAATCAGTTCAGGGAGGAATTGTTAAAGGAATGGTAAGATGTAAAGATGCCGATACATGTGCCGTAAGATGGGGCTGGGGAACCGGATTCTCCAGCAATTGTGGCGAATTTGACATTATATGTGGAGAACCGCCTGCAGTAGATCCATGTGAAGTACAGATCTGTATATAG
- a CDS encoding histone H1 — MKELIEKINAEFEAFTTEANQQAEKGNKAAGTRARKAALELSKLFKDFRKVSVEEAKK; from the coding sequence ATGAAAGAACTAATTGAAAAAATCAACGCAGAATTTGAAGCGTTCACAACTGAGGCAAACCAACAAGCAGAAAAAGGTAACAAAGCAGCTGGTACAAGAGCTCGTAAAGCAGCTTTAGAACTAAGCAAATTGTTCAAAGACTTCAGAAAAGTTTCTGTAGAAGAAGCTAAAAAATAA
- a CDS encoding M20/M25/M40 family metallo-hydrolase translates to MRINRFFAVPAVMLAAQFSWAQVKVDPKERLNPIVKSFVDEVNNNSQLENLAYELLDGIGPRLVGTPEMLAANEWSAGKLRSWGVDANLQQFGTWKGWQRGTTHVDMTYPRVKSLAATQLAWSPATKKAVEAEVIILPKVSSKAEFDQWLPSVKGKIVLMAQYQKIGRSDEQIKEFATPELYEKLKAEKEQAAKDFTAYVKNIGYDNNSLPEALEKAGAAGIAISNWTGIMGANRIFGAKTTKIPMIDIDVEDYGMLYRMAEKGTLPKIKIDAQSKILPEAKSFNTIGMIKGKEKPDEYVILSAHLDSWDGAQGATDNGTGTITMLETMRILKKYYPNNKRTIVIGLWGSEEQGLNGSRGFVADNPQIIKGVQAAFNQDNGTGRVVNISGQGFVKAYDYIGKWLDGVPKAVKSHIKTDFPGMPGGGGSDHASFVAAGVPGFSLGSLNWGYFGYTWHTTKDTYDKIVFDEVKNNVILTAALAYMASEDPEFTNREKRAMPQDDKGETVKWPEVKEPRRSSKDYK, encoded by the coding sequence ATGAGGATAAATAGATTTTTTGCAGTGCCTGCAGTAATGCTGGCTGCTCAGTTTTCCTGGGCTCAGGTAAAGGTTGACCCAAAAGAAAGGCTAAACCCTATCGTAAAAAGTTTTGTAGATGAAGTAAATAATAATTCCCAGCTGGAAAATCTGGCGTATGAGTTGTTAGACGGCATTGGGCCGCGTCTTGTAGGAACTCCCGAAATGCTTGCCGCCAATGAATGGAGTGCTGGTAAACTTCGTTCATGGGGAGTAGATGCTAATCTTCAGCAGTTTGGAACATGGAAAGGGTGGCAGAGAGGTACCACCCATGTGGATATGACGTATCCGCGTGTAAAATCTCTGGCTGCTACACAGCTTGCATGGAGCCCTGCTACTAAGAAAGCGGTTGAGGCAGAAGTCATTATTCTTCCAAAAGTATCATCCAAAGCAGAATTTGATCAATGGCTTCCTTCTGTGAAAGGAAAAATAGTGCTAATGGCACAGTATCAGAAAATTGGGCGTTCTGATGAACAAATCAAGGAATTTGCTACTCCTGAGCTGTATGAAAAGCTTAAAGCAGAAAAAGAACAGGCAGCTAAAGATTTCACTGCTTATGTGAAGAATATCGGATATGACAACAACAGTCTTCCGGAGGCTTTGGAAAAAGCAGGTGCAGCAGGAATTGCTATTTCAAACTGGACCGGAATTATGGGAGCTAACAGAATATTCGGAGCAAAAACAACCAAAATTCCTATGATTGATATTGATGTGGAAGATTACGGAATGCTCTACAGAATGGCAGAAAAAGGAACACTTCCTAAAATAAAAATTGATGCCCAGTCTAAAATACTTCCTGAAGCCAAAAGTTTTAACACCATTGGCATGATCAAAGGAAAAGAAAAACCGGATGAATATGTAATTCTTTCTGCTCACCTTGATTCATGGGACGGAGCTCAGGGTGCTACAGATAATGGAACGGGAACGATCACCATGCTTGAAACCATGAGGATTCTGAAGAAATATTATCCTAATAACAAGAGAACTATCGTAATCGGACTTTGGGGAAGTGAAGAGCAGGGATTAAATGGTTCCAGAGGTTTTGTGGCGGATAATCCCCAGATTATAAAAGGGGTTCAGGCTGCTTTTAATCAGGATAATGGAACAGGGCGTGTTGTGAATATCAGCGGTCAGGGATTTGTAAAAGCTTATGATTATATCGGAAAGTGGCTTGATGGAGTTCCGAAAGCGGTAAAGAGTCATATCAAAACTGATTTCCCTGGAATGCCTGGTGGAGGAGGTTCTGACCATGCTTCATTTGTGGCAGCCGGAGTGCCAGGATTTTCTTTAGGTTCTCTGAACTGGGGTTATTTCGGGTATACATGGCATACGACAAAAGATACCTATGACAAAATTGTTTTTGATGAGGTGAAAAATAACGTGATTTTAACAGCTGCACTAGCTTATATGGCATCTGAAGATCCGGAATTTACCAACAGAGAAAAGAGAGCAATGCCTCAGGATGATAAAGGAGAAACGGTAAAATGGCCGGAAGTAAAAGAACCCAGAAGAAGTTCTAAGGATTATAAATAA